CGGGAATCGTCGGTGAGCGTCACTACGGTATCGCGCGCGAAGTACAGCGCATTCTGCAGCGCTACAAAGACCTGCAAGACATCATTGCGATTCTTGGTATGGACGAACTGTCAGAGGACGATAAGGTTCTCGTAGGCCGTGCGCGCCGCATCGAACGTTTCTTGTCTCAGCCATTTTTTGTGGCAGAACAGTTCACCGGCATGCCGGGCAAGTACGTCAAACTCGAAGATACAATACGCTCATTCGAAGAGCTGCTCTCTGGTAAATATGACAAATACCCAGAACAGGCTTTCTATATGTGCGGTGCGATCGAAGACGTCGTTGAACGCGCGAAATCGATGGCATAAAGAAACGACGACTGAATAGAGAAAACAAAGTATGGAAACTGCAACAGCCGAGTTAACTGTCAGCATCTACTCCCCTGAGAAGAAGCTGCTCGAAGAGCCGGCTGTTTCAGTCGGGTTGCCGGGCAAGAAAGGGTCATTCACTGTCTTGCGGGGGCACGCGAATCTCGTTGCAGAGCTCGAGGCAGGCGTTGTGCATGTGCAGACCGGTTCGCGCGATGAGATCTACGTCGTCGACTCAGGTTTTGCCGAAGTGAAGGGCAATCAGGTAATCGTTCTGGTCGAGGGCGCGACCGACCCGAAAGAGCTGAAGCTCGAAACCGAACAGGCGGCACTCGAAGAAGCCTTAAACCGTCAGGTAGAAAACCCTGTACAATATGCGCGCAAGCAGCATGATATCGCGCTTCGCCGCGTGCGGGCTCGCGTCGCTGCCTCGGCTGTTTCTAATTCTAATTGAAGTAAAAGCGGGTATTAAGCCTGCGGCGCCTTTTTATTGTCTAATCTCTCTTTGTATGATATACCGCCCCTCAGCAGAATCCAGACGCGCTTGCGCGCGCGGGCAATAATCTTAACTTCTTCTTTATCTTCACCGGGCGGCAGATCGAGCACCTCGTCGAGCATCAGCATCATCTGGTCCATGATCATGCGTGCAACTTCGATGCCGATGCTGATCGGCACACCTTGCCATTCGGGCAGGCCAATAAGGTCGTGGCCGAGAATCATCGACATGTCATGAATTTCTTCGCGAATACGTGCACGTACGCGCGCACGTCCGCCGAGTCTTTCTTTGGTGAGAAATAAAAAGTAGCGCCTGTGCCGGCGGGCGAATCGTAAGAATGTGCCGACTGACTCATAGACGAGCTGGCGCGCTGTCAGGCGGCGTGCGCGAACCCCGGCGACGAGATTTTCCATCGGGCGAAAACAATATTCAACGAGTTCGACGGCCAGATCTTCCATTTCGTTGAAATGCCGGTAGAATGTCGCAGGCACTACGCCCGCTTCGCGCGTGACCTCGCGCAGGCTGATGCTTGAAAAGCTGCGGTCGTCGCTCATGAGTTTAATCGCCGCTACCATGAGTGCGCGGTGGGTTTTCAGGCGTTGCTGCGATTTTTTCATGCTGCCGCCTTCGTCTTGCGCCTCTGGCGCAGGTATTCGATCACCATCGGCATCACGGAGAGCAGAACGATGCCGATGACCACGAGGCTGAAATGTTTGCGAATGACTTCGAGATTACCGAATGCGTAACCAGCGAGGGTCATCGAGCTGATCCAGAAGATGCCGCCGACTACGTTAAAAATGGCAAAATCGCGGTATCGCATTTCGGCAATACCCGCGACAAACGGGGCCAAAGTTCTCACAATGGGAACAAAGCGCGCGAGCACAATGGTTTTATTGCCATACTTCTCGTAAAATTCATGGGTTTTCTGCAGGTATTCACGTTTGACGACGCGCGAAAACCGTCGCGTGACCACGTGCCCGAGGTAACGGCCGACTGCGTAGTTCAGGGTATCTCCGGCTATTGCCGCAACTGACAGGCTCACGAGAATAATGGGGAGTGAAAGGGTGCCCCGCGCCGCAAGCGCGCCCACGGCAAACAGCAGGGAATCGCCCGGCAAGAAGGGGGTGACGACGAGGCCGGTTTCGGCAAAGATGACGGTGAACAGAATAGCATACATCCATATACCATACTGCAGCGACCAGGCGTCGAGATACCGCTCAAGGTGCAAAACCACGTCAATCGCGGCAACGATAAACTCCATGTTTACTAACTTTACCACCGCACGTGGTCTGACAATAAATATCTGCAAAAACGCCTATTGCAGAAAGTGTTGCCGCAACCTTTGGCAGAGCAATTCTGGGCCTATGAAGACCCCATACCGCTTTGCGCTGATTCTGGGCCTTGCGGCCGCCAGCGCCTGTGCATCCACGACAAAGAGGCTCGATGCGAATGAAGACCTGACCGCAGATTCGGGTGAACTCACCAGGGGGGAGCTCGAAAAGGCCGCGCAGGCCATGGCGCAGAAGGTGCAGGCTCACTTTCAGGCAAACCGGCCCGCCGAGGGCATTTTTGTCGCCTTTCTGCCGACGAAAAACGACACTTCTGAGCAGCTGCCCGTCAATGTATTCGACAACCGGGTCGTGGCCGATCTGCTCGCCGGCAAGATCTACACGGTGAGGGTTGAAGACCGCACGAAGGCCCTTTCTGAAATCGCGTTCAGCCAGACCGGAGCTACGGCGAACGGCATTTCGGCCGGCAAAATGCGCAGCCCTAACTTCTTCATTCAGGCAGAAATTCACGAGAATATTTTCAAGACCGGCGGCACGCGCATTGTGGAGCAGATTCTGAACTTTGAGATGCGCTCGGTCGAAACGCAGCTCGTGGTGTTCAGCGACCAGATTATCTACCGCAAGAAGCCGCGTAACCAAAAGGGCGGCGTGGGATGGTAACACGAAATATGTGCGCGAGGGCGATAGCCTTCGCGCATGTATTTCTGGTTTTCCACTGCTCGGGTTCATACGCGAAGAAGATTCGCGGCGCTGAAGAGGCCTTCTATTCAGGTGATATCGATACCGCAGTACAGCGTATAACCCCGCTCGCGCAGGATTCAAACGCGAAAGACCGTTTGCTCTACTATATGGAAGCAGGGGTCGTCTACCATGCCAAGGGGGATTTCAAGACCAGCAATGAAATTTTCGGGCGCGCCGATGAAATGGCCGAAGAAATCAAGACCAGCATCAGCAGTTCGGTCGCGGGCTTTTTGCTGAGCGACCGCGAGTCAGCATTTCAAGGCGAAAATTTCGAGCGTATTCTCATCAAGTATTATATCGCGCTGAACCAGGTTTTGCTCGGCGACATCGCTGCCGCGAAGCGCACACTCAGAAAGCTCGAGGTCGATCTCAAGGATATGAAATATGAAGATGCCGCGTACAAGCAGGTGCTTGCGGCCCGGTATCTCGATGCATTGATATCTGAAGAGCTGAAGCAATATAACGACGCGCGTGTGCAGTATAAAAATCTCGAAATGTTCGGCGTCGATGGCGCATGGCTCGCGCGCGAGCGTTATGCTCTGGCTGCCAGGGCGCGCGACGCGGGTGACATGGCGAAATACGCGGCGCACAAATTTTCGGTGCTCGACACGGGCGTGAGAACGCCCGCTGGTAAAGAGGCGGGTGAACTCGTCGTTTTGGTGCAGACGGGTAAGGCCGCGGTCAAGGCAAGCCGGGGTAACCTGATGAGTGACCGGGAATTTGCGCTTGCACTGCGCGTTGCAATCGACGTCGCGATTTTGTCGCAGGGTAAAGGCCTTTCGACGGCGGGTGTGATCGCCATGATGGGCACTGCCGAGAATCCGATTCCCAAATTTGACGTGCGCGATCACTCAGGCGTGCCCCCGCTTTCGGTTATGGCTGCAGAGCTCACCGGTGCTGCACTCTTGACTGATTTCGATCTGATGGCGCAGAAAAACTTTAACGACAACTATTCGTCTTATATCAACAAGAATGTGGCATCGATTGCGACCAAGATAGTCGTCGCCGCCGTCGCAGCAGATCAACTGGCGCGGCAAATTCGCAAAAATAACGACGGCGTGGTCGGTGCGCTCGGCGGGCTCGCTGTGGGGTTGGGCGCGGGCGGCGCAGTCGCAGCCACGGTCAAACCCGATCTGCGCAGCTGGCATATGCTGCCATCGGGTTTCGCGGCGCTGCGTGTCTGGCTGCCGCCTGGCAAATATTCGCTGACCGTGCCCGATGCGACGTCGGGCTATGTTGTTTACGGAAATTATCTGCAGCCCTTTGAAATTCAGGCAGGCAAAAAGAGTTTTGTGTCGCTGCGCGCGTTTAAGCGCGGGCTTTGATGCGGCGCAGGCTGTAACCGCCGATTGCGACGATCGCGCAGGGTAACCATACTGCCTTGATTTCAGAGGCGAGAATTGCCAAACCTCTGCCGGTGAAAAACTCGCGCGCAGTCAGCGGGCTGACTTCAATCGGTCTCAGCGAGAAGAAATAACGTTCGCCGGTGAAAGGTATGAAGAAGCCGACGCCCTTGCCCCCGGTGGTGAGCGCGTCGAGAACACCGTGTGAGGCAGTCGCGGCGAAGACGAACAGAAAAACTTTCAGGCGATGCCCTTGGAATGCGTTTAAATACGCAATCGCCGCAGCGAACAATGCTGCAAACACGAGCGAATGGCTGAGGCCACGGTGGCCGAGCATATGGCCATAGGGTATACCGAATCTGAAGGCTATGACATCCGCATCGGGCAGCATGCTCGCGAATATGCCGATGAGCAGCAGCTTGTAATGTATCTGCTTCTTGCCTGCTGCGATCGCGATCGCAACGGGAACAACAGGATGCGTAATGAGCGAAGCCACGAGGGCTTAAGCGAGCGCTTTGCGCACGTCTTCGGGCGCCTGTATGAGTTCTATCAGCACGCCTTCGCCGCAGAGCGGAAATTCTTCATTGCCTTTTGGGTGGATAAAGCACACATCGTGGCCGGCCGCACCCTTGCGAATGCCGCCCGGGGTGAAGCGCATGCCCTGCGCGGTCAGGTATTCCACTGCCGCTTTGAGATCGTCGACCCAGAGGCCGATATGGTTGAGGGCTGGGTCGTCGACTTTGGGTTTTTTCGCCGGGTCAATCGGCTGCATGATATCGACCTCGACTGCGTGAACGCCGTGGCCGATCTCGAGAATATCTTCGTCGACATTCTCTTTTTCACTGACGAAAACAGACTTTGGGGTGAGGCCCAGGGTATCGACCCAAAGCTTGCGCAGGCGGCCCTTGTCGGGGGCGCCCACCGCGATCTGTTGAACACCGAGTATTTTAAAGGGTCTCTGCATACATTACGCCGCTTGCTTCGAGCGCCTCAGCAAGCGACGTGCCCTGAGGTGCTCGAAGGGCATCACGGCTACGCCTCTGATTCTTTCAGGGTGTAGATTTCGTCTTTCACCGGCAGTTCGCGGCGAAGGTTTTTGATGAACGGGTTTGGGTCGCCCATCGGTGAATAGTCAGGGCAATCGGAAACGACGCGGCGTGCTACCGTGAAGTATTTATATTGCTTTTCTTCGCCTGAGCGCTTCGCCCAGCGTTTTTTTGAGCATTTGACGCGCAAAACGTATTTGCTCGCGTCGGCTTCGAACACGCGCACGACATGGCAATGTTCGCAGTTCGCGCAATAGACTTTTTCTCTCATGTTATCGTCTAAAACTATTTTCGAAACAGGGGGTCAACGAAATAAGCGCGGGCCAACCGCGACAGGTACCCATCTGCTGCATAAATCATTGACCCCGCGTTCGCCGTCTGCATGTTTTCGACGCATGTTGAAGACCCTCGCTACCGAAGAGCTGAAGATTCTGAACGCCCTTTCTGAAAATGCGTTGCTTAGCAACCAAGATCTCGCTGCGCTCGTGGGGGGGGATGTTTCACGCATCGCAGAGGTGCGCTCTGAACTCGAGTCGTCGGGCATTATTCTGAAATACCGCGCGATTATTAATTGGGAAAAAATCGAAAGTTCTGGGGTGAACGCGGTCATTCAGGTCAAGGTCACCCCCGCGCAGGGGCAGGGATACGACGAAGTCGCCCGCCGCGTCTCGGCTTTTCCCGAAGTGCGTACGTGCCTGCTCGTCTCAGGCTCGTTCGATTTACTCGTTGAGGTAGACGGCCCATCACTGCGCGACGTTGCCTTTTTCGTCGCCGATAAACTCGCAACGATCGAAGGCGTGAACCACACCAGCACCAACTTTCTTCTAAAGCGTTACAAGCAGTCCGGTGACATGTTCTCGGTGAGCGGTAAGACCCATCGCCTGCCGATGGTTATATAAGGGGTCTGGGCGCCCGAAAAAATTGGCGGCAGCCGTCTTCGGCGCTTAAGCAGCATTTCGTCTTACGAAATGCGAGGCCGCCGGTTTTTTCGGTTAACCGCGCCCTGACGGCTATCGGAAGCTGCGAGGCTTTCGCCTTTTGCGGATTGAGCGCGGCGAAAACTTATCTGTATTCTTCGGTTGGCAGCGAAGCGCTTACAAATTCTTCAACCAGACTTTCACGCGCCCGGCCTCTGACGAATTCGGAGAGAGCGCCAGGTATTTTTCGAAATGCTTCTTTGCGTCGGCCTTCTTCTTTTCGTTCTGCGCGGCGATGCCGGCGCCAAGATATGCTTCAGCCAAATCTGGGTATGATTGAATCGCTCGCTCATAGACCTTCAGCGCGTCGCGTGACTTTTTCGCACGTAGGTTGATGGCGCCGGCGTTGATGAGCAGACGATGGTCTGTGAACGTATTCTTTTCGGCGGCCGCGTAGCTTTTGAGCGCAGCTGCAAAGTTTGTTTGGCTTGCATAGACGTTACCCTGCACGTAGTGCGCGCGGCCATGGTTCGGGTGGCGCTGCAGTGCATCTCTGATCGTCTGCGCTGCTTCTGCAACCTTACCTTCTGCGAGCTGCACCTCGGCGATTGCGGTCAGGCATTGTTTCTGCGTTGGGTTTGCGCGCTCACCAGAGCGTGCTGCATTCAACGCGGCTTTGAGGTCGCCTTTATCGACGAGCAGTTCTGCGGCCTCGCCGAAGAGCGCCGCCTTTTTGTTGTCGTCAGTTGCCGCATTGGCTTCTTTAAGCAGTGCGTCGATCTTCTGGTTGAGTGGAATATCAAGACGCGTGCGCGCCGCCGTCTTTTCTTTGCACGCTGCGGTGCCTAAGAGTGCAAGCAAAATCAGGGTTCTATAATTCATTTTTCTTCAAGCTCCACGCCGTTCATGTAGATGGAAATCATCTCGTCTACCTTAGATTCGATATCACGGTTGTAGCGGCCAAACAAGAGCCATTGTGACAGAACTTCACGCAATCCGCCTGAAACGAGAAAGCTCATCAGCTCAGAGTCGTGTTTCTTGAGCCTGCCCGAGGTGATACCCCGGTCGAGCATGACCCGAATCGTTGCCTGCAGCAGTTCTTGAAACCAGACAGTCTGCGCGCGAATCTTGGGCTCTGAGTTCATCGTCGTGAGCAACAGTATGACGGTCTCGCGATGGTTCTGAAATACCGAAAGCAGTGATTTTGCGAGGTCGCTGAGCGCGCGCTTGAAGTTCTTGTGGTCGAGTGCCTCGACCTGCAGGTCGGTGAGATAGCGCTGAATATCGATGAAAATCTCTTGCAAAAGAGCGTTCAAGACCTGTTCGACGCTTTGAAAATGCAGGTAAAACGTGCCTCGTGCGAGTTTGCTTTTCTTAACGACGTCGGCGATACTTGTGCCGGCATAACCCTTCTGGGCAAACACGGCTTTGGCCGCTTCTAGAATTTTCTCGCGCGTGAGTTCTTTGCGTTTCTCTTGTCGCATGGGTTGTACCTTCGGGTAATCGCTAAGATTAGACAGCCTGTCTCAAAAAGTCGCTTCGGTTTACGAGACAAATTCGTATGCTCGAAGAGGCCATATTACGCACCGCGCTCGCCGCCGCCTACAGCGAGGCCGAGCTGGCATTTGCCGAGAACGAAGTGCCTGTCGGTGCAGTCGTCGTCTGGAACAATGAAATTATCGCACGCGACCACAATCGCATCGTGCAATCGGCGAATGCGCTGCGCCATGCGGAGCTCAGCGTGCTCGAGCGCGCGGCGGGCGTAGTCAAGAATGAGCGCCTCATCGACTGCCATCTGGTGACGACCCTCGAGCCTTGTATGATGTGTTCGGGCGCCATTGTGCATTCGCGCGTCGCTTCGGTGCATTTTCTGGCCGAAGAAGAGCGCGCGCCGGGTCTGAAACAGCTTCTGGCGCTGCCGAATGTGAACCACAAGCCGCAGCTTTACCGCCACCGCAGCGAAGACTGGGATTCAGCAGCGCTGCTGCGCCGATTTTTTCAGATGCGCCGGCAATGATCGATTCGACCCAGACAAATCACGATTCAGCGCCCCCGGTAACGCTGCGCATTCACGCAGACGCGTTGCGCCACAATCTCGCCCGTTTTCGCCAGCTGGCACCGCGCAGCAAGATACTGTTGCCGGTGAAGGCCAATGCCTATGGCTGCGGACTGCAGACGCTGTTTCCGGTTTTTCAAAAGAACGACGTCGACGTGCTGGGCGTCGCGAACTGCAACGAGGCAGTTGAACTGCGTGCGCTCGGCTGGCAGAAGCCTGTGCTGAACCTCGGCGGTTTTTTCAGGGGCAACATCCAGAGCATTCTCGACCACCAGATTTCGGCTTCGATCACTGACTTGTGGCAAGTGAACGAACTGAACGCCGCCGCATCTGGCGCGACAGTGCGCGTGCACCTGAAGCTCGATCTCGGTATGGGGCGCATTGGCATTCGTCAGAATGAGTTGCCTGATCTGGTTTCTGCGCTGAAGGCCGCACCAAACCTGCAGATCGACGGCATGTTTACGCACTTTCCGCATTCGGGGCCCGAGGCGGCCCCCTTTACGCTGGCGCAGAATGAAAACTTTGTGAGGATCTCGCACGAACTCATAAATGAACTTCAGCTTGAGCGTGGCTCGGTAACTCTGCATGCGGCGAACTCGTACAGTGCAGCCTTCTTTTCGCAGACGCACCACGACATGATTCGCCCCGGCATTTTGTTTTATGGTTATTACCAAAGCGAAAGTGACCGGGTGCAGTTTAATGAGCGTTTCGGCTTCAGGCCGGCGCTCGAACTTGTGGCGACGCCGATCAGCGTGCGCACGCTGCGCCGGGGCGACGGCATCTCTTATGCGTCGCTCTACCATGTAACCGAAGAACAAGAGACTGTCGCTGTGTTGCCCCTGGGCTATGCCGACGGTATTCCGCGGGCGCTCTCGAACCAGATCACTTTCGGCCGCCACCCCCTGCGCGGCCGGGTGACGATGGACCAGATTATTCTCGGCAACGCGGAGGGCACCTCGCCGATTCGCCTGCTGGGTGAGGGGCTACCTTCTTTGGAATACTGGGGTGAACTTTCGCACAGCTTTTCTTATGAACTCATGTCTCATCTCGGCAACCGCATACAGCGTGTGCTGGTCGACTAGCCCGTTTGAAACTCGTCGTATTTTGCCATTTTTGCGCTTTCTGCCGATTACAGTAGACGTCGGCGGCTGATTCCGTATTTCGTGTTCTGATTTTTACGAATCACTAAGGAGACAACATGAAAAAGATGATGATTCTGGTGGCTTTTTGCGCTGTGGCGGCGGGCGCCTGCAAAAAAAGTGTATCGGGCCAGACCAGCCAGTGGACGCACAACCTGAAAGAACTCGATGAGGCAGTCACGCAGTACCCGGCGCTCAAGAACCTGCTGACGGCGAAAGCGACTGAAGCCAAGGCAATATACGCCGAGGCGGAAAAAATCGGTGACGAAGAACAAAAGGCCGAGAAAATTGCTGCGGCGATCGCTAAGCTGAAAGAAAACCTGGGTATCGTGCTTGAAATCAAGTACAAACTTCAAGGCATTGACTCAACGGTCGAAAAAATTACAAAAGTGAAGACATCGAAAGACCGTGCGAACCGTGCGACCGCAGAAATCAAGGCAATCCGCGCTGAACAGGATTCTATCGAGAAAGCGATGAGTGCGCTGAAGCCGGCAACGGGCGAAGAGCTGAACGCGCAGGGCAAAGAACTTGTGAGCAAGCTGATTTCTCTCGGTGGCCGGGCCGACCGGGCTCTGAAACTCGTTAAAGGCAAATAAGCGATGAAGCAAATGCGGGCAATCGGGTACCATGTGCAGCGCGGGGCGCGCACGGCAGCCCGGTTGCTCGCGTTTGCCGCCTCATTCGCGGTACTTTATGCGGCCCGCGGCGACACAAACCGCGGGCAGGGCATCAGCGCTACGGCAGCACAGAGCGATTTCAAAATCATGAACAAGATATTCGCCGAGGCGCATGCCACTGCGTTCAGGCAAACTGGCACAGCAGAGCCGCCGGTTCTGTTTGATGAGAAAAAAAAGGTCAGCATACGCGATTTTGTGCTACGTGTGCTCGAACATTACCGGGGCCTGCACGTCGACCATACCGGGCTCGGCTTTTCGCCAGAGCTGATCGAAGAGCTGGGCCTTAAAACTGCACTTTTTCCTTTCCCGTTAAAATTCATCGAGGGTCGCGCTTTTGCCGATTGCGAGTACCTTGAACTGCGGCCGGGATCAGAAATTCTGCAGATTAACGGAAAGCCGATGCTTGAAATTCTGCAAAAGCTTGAGATGGCCGCGGGCATCAAAGACCCCGAAGGCCGCTGGGCAGATTACCGCATCGGTGAAGGTTTTTCTTTTATCTATTATATGGCGAATGGCGCCGCATCAGAATGGAAAATTCAATACAAGTCGGGTAACAGGCAGAAAGAGATTGTGGTCAACACTGCCGCTGCAGAGCCATCACCATTCGTGCCACGTAAGTCTGCGCTGAAAGCGCAGCACAGCCAACCCCTGTTCACAATGTTCAATCCGTCGCTGAAAGCGGCGTACCTTGCCATCAATACCTTTATGCCAACCGGCAACCAGCTCGATACGATTGAAAGCTGGCACAATCACCTCAACCTGCTACACCAGGAATCACGCGCAAAGGGAGTTGAAAATCTCGTGATCGATCTGCGAACCAACCGCGGCGGTGTGATGCTGTTTTCTGCCGCTGCGGCAACGTGGTTTATCACGAAGCCGGTGGGCGACCGTAGCCGCAGCAGCGCCAGATCGCGTATTCTGCCGTATAAACAGTATGCTCAGGCGATTAATGGCATGGCGTCTACCGAGGCGATGCTGCGCGATACCGAAAATCATCTTCAAAAATCTTTTGCCGATAAAATGAAAGACGGTTACTTCGAAACACGCGCGACCGAAGCAAGGTTTCTCGAACTGACGCCGATAGAGCAGGCACACGCGTTCAAGAAGATCTATATTCTGACCGGGCCTGCGACCTATTCGGCTGCCGTCAATTTCGCCCGGCTCGTGCGCCTCGGCAATGAAAACGCGGTGATCGTGGGCGAAGAGACGGGCAGCCCGGGTGACGGGCACTCCGCTGAAATTTTACTCACTTACAAGCTGCCCGCTTCTGGTCTGCTCTTCGAGATACCTTTGGTCAAAGTGGCTTTTGCCCCACTTGTCGCAGGGCAAAAACCAGGGCGGGGACTCAAGCCTGACATCACGGTCGTCGAAACTGCCGCAGACTTCGTCGCGGGCAAAGACACGGGCCTCAACGCCGTATCAGATCTAATGGACAAAAAGTGAAACGTTCAATTCTGTTCGTGTTGACGGCCGGGCTCTTTGCCTGCAGTACTGACCGCATTCGCGACAAGCCCATTTCTTTCTCAGAATGGCGCGTGCAGCAAACGCTCGCTTATGTTGAATCGCGTTATGGCGTGAAACAAGAATCACTCGAGATGCTGCCGGTGATGGTTGTCTCGCACTACACGGCCATGGACTCGCTTGATGTTTCGTTTAATTACATGAACCATGAAGAGATGGAATCGGGCCGCAGCCAGCTCAAGAAAGCCGGCGGCGCAAATATCGCCGTGCACTTTCTCGTCGGCAAGGCGGGTGACATTTACCGTCTCATGCCCGAGAATCATATCGGCAGGCATGCGATTGGCCTAAATCGCCATTCGATCGGCATTGAGAATGTCGGTAACGATGAAGCGTCACTCACGACCGCTCAGGTTGAGGCGAATGAGCTGATCGTTCGCCGGCTGGTGCAGAAATTTCCCATTCGCTATCTGATCGGCCACTCAGAATACCGGCGCTTTGAAAACACCCCGATATGGGAAGAGGCCGACGAAACCTACCGCACCGAAAAGCATGACCCCGGTGAGTCATTCATGGCGGCGCTCAGGGGGCGCGTTGCCGATCTTTCACTCAGAGAGCGCTATGACCGGTCAGAAATTGCTGCCCGTGTAGAGTTTACGCTCGCCGGTTATGCGAAGAAAGGTTTGTTTGCCGGCACGGCGCTCGTGGTCGACGACGGCAAGATCATCTACCGCGGAGCTTTCGGCAAAAACGCAGAAAGTGGCCAGCCACTCAAACCCGAAAACCGCGTGTATCTCGCTTCGGCGGCAAAACCGTTTACGGCATTGGCTGCGGCGATGCTCGAAGCAAAGGGAAAAATTTCTTACGAGTCACCGGTAGCGCCGTATTTTCCGCAGCTTGCGCACCTTTTGAAGGGCGTAAAACTGAAACATCTGCTTGCGCACACCTCAGGCCTGGAAGACTATTATAAGCTGGGCTTGCCGGCAGTTCCCTTCACGAACCAGAATGCCCTGGCGCTGATTGCCGCGCAAAAACAGCCGCTTAACCCCGCGGGAAAAAAGTTCGTGTACGCAAATTCAAACTATATACTTATTGCTGAAATAGTCGCGAGACTCGCTGGAATGCCATTTGCAGAATTTTTGAGATCCGAAATATTTGCGAAAGCTGAAATGACGGCGACCGATTTCGTCGTGAGTGCAAAGGCTGAAAATGCACCTGTGCCGGCGACTGATGCAGGGGGTAGGCTGTTCAGGTATGGCTACGCAACGGAAGGGCCGGGGGGGCTCTGCACGACAGTCGACGACCTTGCGCGGTTTGATCTCGCGCTTTTCGGCAATAAGCTTCTGAAGCCGAGGTCGCAGGCAAAGCTTTTTAAGGCTCAGGCAGCTGTCGAGGCGCGGCAGAACCAGTATGCAATAGG
The sequence above is a segment of the Turneriella parva DSM 21527 genome. Coding sequences within it:
- the atpC gene encoding ATP synthase F1 subunit epsilon, with the translated sequence METATAELTVSIYSPEKKLLEEPAVSVGLPGKKGSFTVLRGHANLVAELEAGVVHVQTGSRDEIYVVDSGFAEVKGNQVIVLVEGATDPKELKLETEQAALEEALNRQVENPVQYARKQHDIALRRVRARVAASAVSNSN
- a CDS encoding TetR family transcriptional regulator, giving the protein MKKSQQRLKTHRALMVAAIKLMSDDRSFSSISLREVTREAGVVPATFYRHFNEMEDLAVELVEYCFRPMENLVAGVRARRLTARQLVYESVGTFLRFARRHRRYFLFLTKERLGGRARVRARIREEIHDMSMILGHDLIGLPEWQGVPISIGIEVARMIMDQMMLMLDEVLDLPPGEDKEEVKIIARARKRVWILLRGGISYKERLDNKKAPQA
- a CDS encoding DedA family protein; the protein is MEFIVAAIDVVLHLERYLDAWSLQYGIWMYAILFTVIFAETGLVVTPFLPGDSLLFAVGALAARGTLSLPIILVSLSVAAIAGDTLNYAVGRYLGHVVTRRFSRVVKREYLQKTHEFYEKYGNKTIVLARFVPIVRTLAPFVAGIAEMRYRDFAIFNVVGGIFWISSMTLAGYAFGNLEVIRKHFSLVVIGIVLLSVMPMVIEYLRQRRKTKAAA
- a CDS encoding putative lipoprotein, with product MKTPYRFALILGLAAASACASTTKRLDANEDLTADSGELTRGELEKAAQAMAQKVQAHFQANRPAEGIFVAFLPTKNDTSEQLPVNVFDNRVVADLLAGKIYTVRVEDRTKALSEIAFSQTGATANGISAGKMRSPNFFIQAEIHENIFKTGGTRIVEQILNFEMRSVETQLVVFSDQIIYRKKPRNQKGGVGW
- a CDS encoding COG3014 family protein: MVTRNMCARAIAFAHVFLVFHCSGSYAKKIRGAEEAFYSGDIDTAVQRITPLAQDSNAKDRLLYYMEAGVVYHAKGDFKTSNEIFGRADEMAEEIKTSISSSVAGFLLSDRESAFQGENFERILIKYYIALNQVLLGDIAAAKRTLRKLEVDLKDMKYEDAAYKQVLAARYLDALISEELKQYNDARVQYKNLEMFGVDGAWLARERYALAARARDAGDMAKYAAHKFSVLDTGVRTPAGKEAGELVVLVQTGKAAVKASRGNLMSDREFALALRVAIDVAILSQGKGLSTAGVIAMMGTAENPIPKFDVRDHSGVPPLSVMAAELTGAALLTDFDLMAQKNFNDNYSSYINKNVASIATKIVVAAVAADQLARQIRKNNDGVVGALGGLAVGLGAGGAVAATVKPDLRSWHMLPSGFAALRVWLPPGKYSLTVPDATSGYVVYGNYLQPFEIQAGKKSFVSLRAFKRGL
- a CDS encoding metal-dependent hydrolase, which gives rise to MASLITHPVVPVAIAIAAGKKQIHYKLLLIGIFASMLPDADVIAFRFGIPYGHMLGHRGLSHSLVFAALFAAAIAYLNAFQGHRLKVFLFVFAATASHGVLDALTTGGKGVGFFIPFTGERYFFSLRPIEVSPLTAREFFTGRGLAILASEIKAVWLPCAIVAIGGYSLRRIKARA
- a CDS encoding VOC family protein, with protein sequence MQRPFKILGVQQIAVGAPDKGRLRKLWVDTLGLTPKSVFVSEKENVDEDILEIGHGVHAVEVDIMQPIDPAKKPKVDDPALNHIGLWVDDLKAAVEYLTAQGMRFTPGGIRKGAAGHDVCFIHPKGNEEFPLCGEGVLIELIQAPEDVRKALA
- a CDS encoding Lrp/AsnC family transcriptional regulator, with the protein product MLKTLATEELKILNALSENALLSNQDLAALVGGDVSRIAEVRSELESSGIILKYRAIINWEKIESSGVNAVIQVKVTPAQGQGYDEVARRVSAFPEVRTCLLVSGSFDLLVEVDGPSLRDVAFFVADKLATIEGVNHTSTNFLLKRYKQSGDMFSVSGKTHRLPMVI
- a CDS encoding tetratricopeptide repeat protein, translated to MNYRTLILLALLGTAACKEKTAARTRLDIPLNQKIDALLKEANAATDDNKKAALFGEAAELLVDKGDLKAALNAARSGERANPTQKQCLTAIAEVQLAEGKVAEAAQTIRDALQRHPNHGRAHYVQGNVYASQTNFAAALKSYAAAEKNTFTDHRLLINAGAINLRAKKSRDALKVYERAIQSYPDLAEAYLGAGIAAQNEKKKADAKKHFEKYLALSPNSSEAGRVKVWLKNL
- a CDS encoding TetR/AcrR family transcriptional regulator, coding for MRQEKRKELTREKILEAAKAVFAQKGYAGTSIADVVKKSKLARGTFYLHFQSVEQVLNALLQEIFIDIQRYLTDLQVEALDHKNFKRALSDLAKSLLSVFQNHRETVILLLTTMNSEPKIRAQTVWFQELLQATIRVMLDRGITSGRLKKHDSELMSFLVSGGLREVLSQWLLFGRYNRDIESKVDEMISIYMNGVELEEK
- a CDS encoding nucleoside deaminase, whose translation is MLEEAILRTALAAAYSEAELAFAENEVPVGAVVVWNNEIIARDHNRIVQSANALRHAELSVLERAAGVVKNERLIDCHLVTTLEPCMMCSGAIVHSRVASVHFLAEEERAPGLKQLLALPNVNHKPQLYRHRSEDWDSAALLRRFFQMRRQ